A region of Leclercia adecarboxylata DNA encodes the following proteins:
- the dld gene encoding D-lactate dehydrogenase — protein MSSERLHDNTNFINDLARLVGHAHLLTDAAKTARYRKGFRSGQGDALAVVFPGTLLELWRVLSACVEADKIILMQAANTGLTEGSTPNGNDYDRDIVIISTLRLDKLHLLDKGEQVLAYPGTTLYSLEKALKPLGREPHSVIGSSCIGASVIGGICNNSGGSLVQRGPAYTEMSLFARIDEQGKLTLVNHLGIDLGVTPEQILSKLDDDRVKESDVLHDGRHAHDHDYITRVREIDADTPARYNADPDRLFESSGCAGKLAVFAVRLDTFPAEKRQQVFYIGTNQPDVLTTIRRHILGEFTHLPVAGEYMHRDIYDIAERYGKDTFLMIDKLGTDKMPFFFTMKGRTDAMLEKVSLFKPNFTDRFMQKLGNAFPAHLPPRMKSWRDKYEHHLLLKMAGDGIAEAQSWLAEFFKTAEGDFFACTPEEGSKAFLHRFAAAGAAIRYQAVHADEVEDILALDIALRRNDTEWFEHLPPEIDSQLVHKLYYGHFMCYVFHQDYIVKKGVDAHALKAQMLELLQARGAQYPAEHNVGHIYEAPEALKQFYRANDPTNSMNPGIGKTTKHKNWAGEPETARDGAQATDQTS, from the coding sequence ATGTCTTCTGAACGACTGCACGATAACACCAACTTTATAAACGACCTGGCACGTCTGGTAGGTCATGCGCACCTGCTTACCGACGCCGCGAAAACTGCCCGCTACCGCAAGGGCTTTCGCTCCGGGCAAGGGGACGCGCTGGCGGTGGTGTTCCCGGGCACGCTGCTGGAACTGTGGCGGGTGCTCAGCGCCTGCGTCGAGGCTGACAAAATTATTCTGATGCAGGCGGCCAACACCGGCCTGACCGAAGGCTCCACGCCGAACGGCAACGATTACGATCGCGACATTGTGATTATCAGCACCCTGCGCCTCGACAAGCTGCATCTGCTGGATAAGGGCGAGCAGGTGCTGGCTTATCCAGGCACCACGCTCTATTCGCTGGAGAAGGCGCTGAAGCCGCTGGGCCGCGAGCCGCACTCGGTGATTGGCTCCTCCTGTATTGGCGCCTCGGTGATCGGCGGGATCTGCAACAACTCCGGCGGCTCGCTGGTGCAGCGCGGCCCGGCCTATACCGAAATGTCGCTCTTCGCCCGCATTGACGAACAGGGCAAGCTGACGCTGGTGAACCATCTGGGCATCGACCTGGGGGTGACGCCGGAGCAGATCCTCAGCAAGCTGGATGACGACCGCGTGAAAGAGAGCGACGTGCTGCACGACGGACGTCACGCCCACGATCATGATTACATCACCCGGGTGCGCGAGATTGATGCCGACACCCCGGCGCGCTACAACGCCGACCCGGATCGTCTGTTTGAATCCTCCGGCTGTGCCGGCAAGCTGGCGGTCTTCGCCGTGCGCCTGGACACCTTCCCGGCGGAGAAACGCCAGCAGGTGTTCTATATCGGCACCAACCAGCCGGACGTGCTGACCACCATCCGCCGCCATATTCTCGGGGAGTTCACCCATCTGCCGGTCGCCGGGGAATATATGCACCGGGATATCTACGACATTGCCGAGCGCTACGGCAAAGATACTTTCCTGATGATCGACAAGCTCGGCACCGACAAGATGCCCTTCTTCTTTACCATGAAGGGACGCACCGATGCGATGCTGGAGAAGGTGTCGCTGTTTAAACCTAACTTTACCGACCGCTTTATGCAGAAGCTGGGCAACGCCTTCCCGGCGCATCTGCCGCCGCGCATGAAGAGCTGGCGCGATAAGTACGAGCATCACCTGCTGCTGAAAATGGCGGGCGACGGCATTGCCGAAGCGCAGAGCTGGCTGGCGGAGTTCTTCAAAACCGCCGAGGGCGACTTCTTTGCCTGCACGCCGGAAGAAGGCAGCAAGGCCTTTTTACACCGCTTCGCCGCCGCCGGGGCCGCGATCCGCTATCAGGCGGTTCACGCCGACGAGGTGGAGGATATTCTGGCCCTGGATATCGCCCTGCGCCGCAACGATACCGAATGGTTTGAGCACTTGCCGCCGGAGATCGACAGCCAGCTGGTGCATAAGCTCTATTACGGCCACTTTATGTGCTACGTCTTCCATCAGGATTACATCGTCAAAAAAGGGGTCGATGCGCACGCCCTGAAGGCGCAGATGCTGGAGCTGCTGCAGGCGCGCGGGGCGCAATATCCGGCGGAACATAATGTGGGTCACATTTACGAAGCGCCGGAGGCATTAAAACAGTTTTATCGCGCTAACGACCCAACAAACAGCATGAACCCCGGCATCGGTAAAACAACCAAGCATAAAAACTGGGCAGGCGAACCGGAAACAGCGCGTGATGGCGCGCAAGCCACTGATCAAACCAGTTAG
- a CDS encoding GNAT family N-acetyltransferase, whose product MSAVETLSETDVVIRDAGAEDAHAIAAIYAWHVLNGRASFEEVPPTVDEMRDRINAVTSQGLPWLVALYRGIVVGYCYATHYRARPAYRYTLEESIYVEASTPGRGFGSALLSALIARSEEGPWRQMIAVVGDGPNNAGSLRLHKKHGFEVAGQLRSVGYKKGDWRDTLILQRPLNDGDWTLPE is encoded by the coding sequence ATGTCGGCTGTTGAAACATTATCCGAAACTGACGTTGTGATACGCGATGCCGGGGCCGAGGATGCGCATGCCATTGCTGCCATCTACGCCTGGCATGTCCTTAACGGGCGCGCATCCTTTGAAGAAGTTCCCCCTACCGTCGACGAGATGCGGGATCGCATTAACGCGGTGACCAGCCAGGGTCTGCCGTGGCTGGTGGCGCTCTATCGCGGGATCGTGGTGGGTTACTGCTATGCCACCCACTATCGCGCTCGCCCCGCCTACCGCTATACCCTTGAAGAGTCGATTTACGTCGAGGCCAGCACCCCCGGGCGCGGTTTTGGCAGCGCGCTGCTGAGCGCCCTGATCGCCCGCAGCGAAGAGGGCCCGTGGCGGCAGATGATCGCCGTGGTGGGCGATGGGCCAAACAACGCCGGCTCGTTACGCCTGCATAAAAAGCACGGCTTTGAAGTGGCGGGACAGCTCAGAAGCGTGGGTTACAAGAAAGGTGACTGGCGCGATACGCTGATTTTGCAGCGTCCCCTCAACGACGGTGACTGGACGCTGCCGGAGTAG
- the pbpG gene encoding D-alanyl-D-alanine endopeptidase — protein sequence MLKFRVSLLSLALLLAVPVATPAIAKPAAVAAAAQPEIASGSAMIVDLETNKVIYSSHPNLVRPIASITKLMTAMVVLDARLPLDEKLRVDISQTPEMKGIYSRVRLNSEISRKNMLLLALMSSENRAAASLAHHYPGGYDAFIRAMNDKAKALGMTQTRFVEPTGLSIHNVSTAQDLTKMLIASKQYPLIGQLSTTREEMATFSNPAYTLPFRNTNHLVYRDNWNIQLTKTGFTNAAGHCLVMRTVFNGKPVALVVMDAFGKYTHFADASRLRTWIETGKVTPVPAAALSYKKQKAAQMATAQND from the coding sequence ATGCTGAAATTCCGCGTTTCTTTACTGAGTCTTGCACTGTTGCTGGCTGTGCCAGTGGCGACCCCCGCGATCGCCAAACCTGCCGCTGTGGCTGCGGCGGCCCAGCCGGAGATTGCCTCCGGTAGCGCCATGATCGTCGATCTGGAAACCAACAAGGTGATCTACTCCAGCCACCCGAATCTGGTGCGCCCGATTGCTTCTATTACCAAATTAATGACGGCGATGGTGGTGCTGGATGCACGGCTGCCGCTGGATGAAAAACTGCGCGTCGACATCAGCCAGACGCCGGAAATGAAAGGGATTTACTCCCGTGTGCGTCTGAACAGCGAAATCAGCCGCAAAAACATGCTGCTGCTGGCGCTGATGTCCTCGGAAAACCGCGCCGCCGCAAGCCTGGCGCACCACTATCCGGGCGGCTATGACGCCTTTATCCGCGCCATGAACGACAAAGCGAAGGCACTGGGGATGACCCAGACGCGCTTTGTGGAGCCAACCGGCCTGTCGATCCATAACGTCTCGACGGCGCAGGATCTGACGAAGATGCTGATCGCCAGCAAGCAGTATCCGCTGATCGGCCAGCTCAGCACCACCCGTGAAGAGATGGCGACCTTCTCGAACCCGGCCTATACCCTGCCGTTTCGTAACACCAACCACCTGGTCTACCGCGATAACTGGAATATCCAGCTGACCAAAACCGGCTTTACCAACGCCGCGGGCCACTGTCTGGTGATGCGGACGGTCTTTAACGGCAAGCCGGTCGCGCTGGTGGTGATGGATGCGTTTGGCAAATATACCCACTTTGCCGACGCCAGCCGTCTGCGTACCTGGATTGAAACCGGAAAAGTCACCCCGGTTCCGGCCGCGGCCCTGAGCTACAAAAAGCAGAAAGCCGCGCAAATGGCCACCGCGCAGAACGATTGA
- a CDS encoding Yip1 family protein gives MNHVWGLFSHPDREMHVIRSENETVSHHYTHHVLLMAAVPVICAFIGTTQIGWDFDDGNVVKLSWMTGLALAVVFYALMLAGVAAMGRVIYWMARRYPQRPSLTHCMVFAGYVATPLFLSGIVALYPIVWLCALVGTLALCYTGYLLYIGIPTFLSINKEEGRSFSGSTLAIGVLLLEVLLALTVILWGYGYRLF, from the coding sequence ATGAACCATGTCTGGGGACTCTTTTCCCATCCCGATCGTGAAATGCACGTGATCAGAAGCGAAAACGAAACGGTCAGTCATCACTATACCCACCATGTGCTGCTGATGGCCGCCGTACCGGTGATTTGCGCGTTTATTGGTACCACGCAAATCGGCTGGGATTTTGACGACGGCAATGTAGTAAAACTCTCGTGGATGACCGGCCTGGCGCTGGCCGTGGTGTTTTACGCCCTGATGCTGGCGGGCGTGGCGGCAATGGGGCGGGTGATTTACTGGATGGCGCGCCGGTATCCGCAACGGCCATCGCTGACACACTGCATGGTATTCGCTGGTTACGTGGCAACCCCGCTGTTTCTGAGTGGGATTGTGGCGCTCTACCCGATCGTCTGGCTGTGTGCGCTGGTGGGGACGCTTGCGCTCTGTTACACCGGCTATTTGCTCTATATCGGCATTCCGACCTTCCTGAGTATCAACAAAGAAGAGGGGCGCAGTTTTTCCGGCTCGACCCTCGCCATCGGCGTGCTGCTGCTGGAAGTGCTGCTGGCGCTGACGGTTATTCTTTGGGGTTATGGATATCGTCTCTTCTGA
- a CDS encoding DedA family protein, with amino-acid sequence MDINTLIAQYGYAALVIGSIAEGETITLLGGVAAHQGLLRFPLVVAAVALGGMIGDQLLYLIGVRFGPTILRRFSRHQKKIDRAQQLIQRHPYLFVIGTRFMYGFRIIGPLLIGASRLPPKIFLPLNIVGAIVWALIFTTLGYVGGEVLEPWLHALDQHLRHWIWLIVVLVLVFAVRWWLKRRDRR; translated from the coding sequence ATGGATATCAATACTCTCATTGCACAGTATGGCTATGCCGCGCTGGTTATCGGCAGCATAGCGGAAGGCGAAACCATCACCCTGCTGGGTGGCGTGGCGGCGCATCAGGGATTGCTTCGCTTTCCTCTGGTGGTAGCCGCGGTGGCACTGGGCGGCATGATCGGCGACCAGCTTCTTTACCTGATTGGGGTGCGGTTTGGTCCGACGATCCTGCGACGCTTTTCCCGCCATCAGAAGAAAATCGACCGCGCTCAGCAGTTGATTCAGCGCCACCCCTATCTTTTCGTCATCGGCACCCGCTTTATGTACGGCTTTCGCATCATCGGCCCGCTGCTGATCGGTGCCAGCCGCCTGCCGCCGAAAATCTTCCTGCCGCTGAACATTGTAGGGGCCATCGTCTGGGCGCTGATTTTCACCACTCTGGGCTATGTGGGCGGTGAAGTGCTGGAGCCGTGGCTGCACGCCCTGGACCAGCACCTGCGCCACTGGATCTGGCTTATTGTGGTGCTGGTGCTGGTCTTCGCGGTGCGCTGGTGGCTGAAACGCCGGGATCGCCGCTAA
- a CDS encoding SDR family oxidoreductase — protein sequence MGSTNRVAIVTASDSGIGKTTALMLAERGFDIGVTWHSDEEGAMKTCREIEARGQRAEAIQLDLSQLPDGAKAIETLIERFGRIDVLVNNAGAMTKAAFLDMEYDQWRSIFSVDVDGAFLCSQIAARQMVKQGEGGRIVNITSVHEHTPLPEASAYTSAKHALGGLTKSMAMELVHHNILVNAVAPGAIATPMNNMDDSEVEPGSMPNIPLARPGHTKEIASLVAWLCDSDASYATGQSFIVDGGFMLGNPQFKPEQ from the coding sequence ATGGGTTCAACCAATCGTGTAGCTATTGTAACGGCATCGGATTCGGGGATCGGCAAAACCACGGCGCTGATGCTGGCGGAGCGTGGGTTTGATATTGGCGTGACCTGGCACTCGGACGAAGAAGGGGCGATGAAAACCTGTCGTGAGATCGAGGCCCGGGGGCAGCGGGCAGAGGCCATTCAGCTCGATCTCAGCCAGCTGCCGGACGGAGCGAAAGCCATCGAGACGCTGATTGAACGCTTCGGGCGTATCGACGTGCTGGTCAATAACGCCGGGGCGATGACCAAAGCGGCGTTTCTCGATATGGAGTATGACCAGTGGCGGTCGATTTTTAGCGTCGACGTGGACGGGGCGTTTCTCTGCTCGCAGATCGCCGCCCGTCAGATGGTGAAGCAGGGGGAGGGCGGACGTATCGTCAACATCACCTCGGTGCATGAGCATACCCCGCTGCCGGAGGCCAGCGCCTACACCTCAGCCAAACACGCCCTCGGCGGCCTGACCAAGTCGATGGCGATGGAGCTGGTGCATCACAATATTCTGGTGAACGCCGTGGCGCCGGGGGCTATCGCCACGCCGATGAACAACATGGACGACAGCGAGGTCGAGCCTGGCTCCATGCCAAACATTCCTCTGGCAAGGCCGGGACATACCAAAGAGATCGCCAGCCTGGTCGCCTGGCTGTGTGACTCTGATGCCAGCTACGCCACCGGTCAGTCGTTTATCGTCGACGGCGGCTTTATGCTGGGCAATCCGCAGTTTAAACCGGAGCAGTAA